From Novipirellula galeiformis, the proteins below share one genomic window:
- the cas8a1 gene encoding type I-MYXAN CRISPR-associated Cas8a1/Cmx1 — protein sequence MSKIAKLKTAPPDHLEVSLFDPEMDLLLRAGIGGLATTLLWIERSIQSEQCDDDEIPASWVDQGVPWKLHSDKILLNFVDPGKVEDVFKPIFRIAFGLNERAIDLPTTYIGKQPQSVRINLQRGLMLTFLQHGKTRTGDKKDSDLNLDIDGKPYQFSTRCIDWYKHQDGYQDLVNKKSGTLSKKTAELPGTLYPGAAVRHNGFAGQTKYEGSVSQLLAAYFAPIGTLALPINRGSAVLLVPDVQDLLLFADNRRKITPLSYRDCLIGGSGDAVLQLYARLRGDDTQQKLAVASVTAFVFRPTAWASQQKSRVAADKIEPLDARRLEIFRYAKDYFAPRKASRKVTEKTGKGKLAKSTERDEFFWSDSIVRPLIADNLAHRRDWFAGFTKLFVDRDPANGKPFRDRLPFERTGLINMIKADVWDKPGQMALIGAVHHALRGRYGQIASETANQKAAMQNRFRGEYDRWRLAFSGAKTADQFRHSICDLFSRVPANKELQANWTDVLPWLDESGWQHARDLALLALASYQGKGAKELAAVAEASEAGDSLTT from the coding sequence ATGTCCAAGATAGCTAAATTGAAAACTGCACCTCCAGATCATTTGGAAGTCAGCCTGTTTGATCCTGAGATGGACCTATTACTTCGCGCGGGAATCGGCGGATTGGCAACAACGTTGCTTTGGATCGAACGTTCGATTCAGAGCGAACAATGCGATGACGATGAAATCCCGGCGTCTTGGGTTGATCAAGGTGTTCCATGGAAATTGCATTCAGACAAAATACTTTTAAATTTCGTTGATCCAGGAAAAGTCGAAGATGTTTTCAAGCCCATTTTCCGGATTGCCTTCGGTTTGAACGAGCGAGCCATCGACTTGCCAACGACCTATATTGGCAAACAACCACAATCAGTGCGAATCAATCTTCAACGCGGATTGATGCTGACATTTCTGCAGCACGGAAAGACGCGTACCGGTGACAAAAAAGACTCAGATCTCAACCTCGATATCGACGGTAAACCGTATCAATTCAGTACACGATGCATTGACTGGTACAAGCACCAAGACGGCTACCAAGATTTAGTTAACAAAAAGAGCGGAACGTTATCGAAAAAAACTGCCGAGCTTCCTGGAACGCTCTATCCAGGTGCAGCCGTACGACACAATGGATTCGCGGGGCAAACGAAGTACGAAGGTAGCGTGTCGCAACTGCTGGCTGCATATTTCGCCCCAATCGGAACGTTGGCTTTGCCGATCAACCGTGGCTCTGCCGTATTGCTGGTGCCGGATGTACAAGATCTGCTGCTGTTCGCTGACAACCGACGCAAGATCACACCTCTGAGTTACCGGGATTGTCTGATCGGCGGCAGCGGCGACGCAGTTTTACAACTCTACGCTCGGCTGCGAGGCGATGACACGCAACAAAAACTTGCCGTCGCCTCCGTGACGGCGTTTGTGTTCCGACCCACTGCTTGGGCCAGCCAACAGAAATCGCGAGTTGCTGCCGACAAGATCGAGCCGCTGGACGCCCGACGACTAGAAATATTCCGTTACGCAAAAGATTACTTTGCACCTCGGAAAGCCTCTCGAAAAGTGACCGAGAAAACCGGCAAAGGCAAATTGGCCAAGTCTACCGAACGCGACGAGTTCTTTTGGAGTGATAGTATCGTGCGGCCTTTAATCGCTGACAATTTGGCTCATCGTCGCGATTGGTTTGCTGGATTTACAAAACTGTTTGTTGACCGCGATCCGGCAAACGGAAAACCATTTCGTGATCGCTTGCCTTTTGAACGAACAGGATTGATAAACATGATCAAAGCAGACGTCTGGGACAAGCCTGGACAGATGGCCCTAATCGGAGCCGTCCATCACGCGCTACGTGGACGATACGGACAAATTGCCAGCGAAACGGCAAATCAGAAAGCCGCCATGCAAAATCGGTTTCGCGGCGAATACGATCGTTGGCGGCTGGCCTTTTCCGGCGCGAAAACAGCCGACCAATTCCGCCATTCAATTTGCGATCTGTTTAGCCGAGTGCCAGCAAACAAAGAGTTGCAAGCGAACTGGACCGACGTGCTTCCGTGGCTAGACGAATCCGGTTGGCAGCACGCACGCGACTTAGCGTTATTGGCGTTAGCGAGTTACCAAGGTAAAGGAGCGAAGGAACTCGCTGCGGTGGCTGAAGCATCAGAGGCAGGGGATTCATTGACCACATAA
- the cas6 gene encoding type I-MYXAN CRISPR-associated protein Cas6/Cmx6: protein MYKSNQGLLNLMQLIELSFPALGQSPIPADHGYALLGAVTQLIPTVHGGNGFALAPIPGRQVGGRQMALTRSSRLIVRTTVDRVGEFLPLAGKQISLAGRSITLGVPTVQQIAPASQLRARLVTIKGFFAPTEFTEAVQRQLDKLEIAGAEISVGRQRTIRVKQNEILGFETTLSKLDDESSLKVLADGIGGRRHMGCGVFVPCQETSDVQDS, encoded by the coding sequence ATGTATAAATCAAACCAAGGATTGCTGAACCTGATGCAATTAATTGAACTCTCGTTCCCAGCGTTGGGACAATCTCCAATCCCGGCTGACCATGGCTATGCGTTGTTGGGAGCGGTCACTCAATTAATCCCAACTGTTCACGGTGGTAACGGGTTTGCGTTGGCCCCTATCCCAGGTCGACAAGTCGGCGGGCGGCAGATGGCGTTGACAAGGTCTAGCCGCTTGATCGTTCGCACAACGGTCGATCGTGTTGGCGAGTTTCTTCCGCTCGCAGGCAAGCAGATTTCGCTAGCTGGACGCTCTATCACCCTTGGCGTTCCTACAGTCCAGCAAATCGCCCCCGCTTCGCAATTGCGTGCTCGACTGGTAACGATCAAAGGTTTTTTTGCACCAACGGAATTTACGGAAGCCGTACAGAGACAACTCGACAAACTAGAAATTGCGGGGGCGGAGATCAGCGTTGGGCGACAACGAACGATTCGCGTCAAACAGAACGAAATCCTCGGTTTCGAGACGACGTTATCCAAACTCGACGATGAGTCTTCGCTAAAAGTGCTCGCCGACGGAATCGGTGGGCGGCGGCATATGGGGTGTGGCGTATTTGTTCCTTGCCAGGAGACCAGTGATGTCCAAGATAGCTAA